The uncultured Desulfuromonas sp. genome has a segment encoding these proteins:
- a CDS encoding EAL domain-containing protein, with protein sequence MQRFRSSKTLEKLSLKPVRYFLAFFVVFALLAGIVFLVSSYQTTLTEHRQRLAYLNHLEVQDTQLTLQQYESLLRIAGNRLVEAGVDNNPENGRHSIEAMKSINKGLGGFGIARPDGQLLLVSTIPPGVPLPNLLEKEQSRAGYLEALDRDYLVLGRTYFMPELGRWVLPMRVALRDPKTHQVHHVMIAGLALAERTTLWHHGALEEGLVTQVIREDDGYIVARNPLDADPNTVFSQPLGDEILEELRRYRLQPHQLVRLNKGHHCLVSYIEKYGLYIITEEPLSLLYRTWLKNSLPVLAALLAINLLCFIVFRYISNLYRRTQAQILFQATHDALTGLPNRRMVYEEITRTIEECEVTRYRFAVLFLDLDNFKRINDNFGHAVGDEALKKMAYHLSENPECRLVGRQGGDEFIVITPQVTEHGDVRRLVRNVLLAAQRSVTIDHYEINLGTSIGVGVYPDDGDNAEALLRCADLALYKSKTVKRGEFLFYSAEMNEQTQRRLVVENQLRKSLEREELTVHYQPLYQPQTDEVACCEALLRWNSPELGPVRPDEFIEVAEESGQIEALGQFVLNRALRDIRRLNQQRHSAMQVAVNISAKQLLYSPIVEQLQQALSRLSVDAAMLKIEITESVLIADFETAVTVLRQIRQLGVHVALDDFGTGYSSLAYLSKLPCEEIKIDKEFVQNMLIHRDDENLVESIIAMAKALNRTVVAEGVETIEHLEKLTLFGCDYIQGYYISPPVPIDDFSRFLDDLESGRSDEDL encoded by the coding sequence GTGCAACGTTTTCGTTCGTCGAAGACTCTGGAAAAATTGTCGCTTAAGCCGGTACGCTATTTTTTGGCGTTCTTTGTTGTTTTTGCCCTGTTGGCCGGCATTGTCTTTCTCGTCAGCAGTTACCAGACCACCCTGACCGAGCACCGCCAGCGTCTCGCCTATCTCAACCATCTCGAAGTTCAGGACACCCAACTCACCCTGCAGCAATATGAATCTCTGTTGCGCATCGCCGGCAACCGCCTGGTGGAGGCCGGTGTGGATAACAATCCGGAAAACGGGCGCCACTCCATCGAAGCGATGAAATCCATCAACAAAGGATTGGGCGGATTCGGCATCGCGCGTCCCGACGGACAACTGCTGCTTGTCTCAACGATTCCCCCCGGTGTGCCGCTGCCCAACTTGCTGGAAAAAGAACAAAGCCGTGCCGGCTATCTGGAGGCTCTGGACCGGGATTACCTTGTGCTGGGGCGGACCTATTTCATGCCGGAACTTGGCCGTTGGGTGCTGCCGATGCGCGTTGCTCTGCGTGATCCGAAAACCCATCAGGTGCATCATGTCATGATCGCCGGGCTGGCTTTGGCAGAGCGCACCACGCTGTGGCATCATGGTGCTCTTGAAGAAGGCCTCGTCACCCAGGTGATTCGCGAGGATGATGGGTATATCGTTGCCAGGAATCCCCTGGATGCCGATCCCAACACGGTTTTCTCCCAGCCGCTGGGCGATGAAATTCTTGAGGAGTTACGTCGTTACCGGTTGCAGCCGCATCAGCTGGTGCGGCTCAATAAAGGTCACCATTGTCTGGTGTCTTATATTGAAAAATATGGCCTTTACATTATCACCGAAGAACCTCTGAGCTTGCTGTACCGGACCTGGTTGAAGAATTCATTGCCGGTGCTGGCCGCGTTACTGGCCATTAACCTGCTGTGCTTTATCGTCTTTCGCTATATTTCCAATCTTTATCGACGGACCCAGGCGCAGATTTTGTTTCAGGCCACTCACGACGCCCTGACCGGTTTACCCAATCGGCGCATGGTCTATGAAGAAATCACCCGAACCATTGAAGAATGCGAGGTGACACGTTACCGCTTTGCCGTGCTGTTTCTCGATCTGGATAATTTTAAACGGATCAATGATAACTTCGGTCATGCCGTCGGTGATGAAGCGCTGAAGAAGATGGCTTATCATCTTAGCGAAAACCCGGAATGTCGGCTGGTTGGCCGTCAGGGCGGCGATGAATTCATCGTGATTACCCCGCAGGTGACGGAACATGGCGATGTTCGACGCCTTGTCAGAAATGTCCTGCTGGCGGCCCAAAGAAGTGTGACGATTGATCATTACGAAATCAATCTCGGCACCAGTATCGGTGTCGGCGTGTATCCCGACGATGGCGACAATGCCGAAGCCCTGTTACGCTGTGCTGATCTGGCCCTGTACAAATCCAAAACAGTCAAACGCGGCGAGTTTCTGTTCTACAGTGCTGAGATGAACGAACAGACACAGCGGCGCTTGGTGGTGGAGAATCAACTGCGCAAAAGTCTGGAACGCGAGGAACTCACGGTTCATTATCAGCCGCTCTACCAGCCGCAAACCGATGAGGTCGCCTGTTGTGAAGCGCTGTTGCGCTGGAACAGCCCGGAACTCGGACCGGTGCGCCCTGATGAATTTATCGAAGTGGCGGAAGAGAGCGGCCAGATTGAAGCGCTCGGCCAGTTTGTTCTTAACCGGGCGTTGCGTGATATCCGCCGATTAAATCAACAGCGGCACAGTGCCATGCAGGTGGCAGTGAATATCAGTGCCAAACAACTGCTGTACAGTCCGATCGTTGAACAACTGCAACAGGCGTTGTCGCGCTTGTCGGTCGACGCGGCCATGCTCAAAATCGAGATCACCGAATCGGTGTTGATTGCCGATTTTGAGACGGCCGTTACGGTGTTGCGCCAGATTCGCCAGTTGGGCGTGCATGTGGCTCTGGATGATTTCGGGACCGGTTACAGTTCGTTGGCCTATCTGTCGAAATTGCCCTGCGAGGAGATCAAGATCGACAAAGAGTTTGTCCAGAATATGTTGATCCATCGCGATGATGAAAACCTGGTTGAGTCCATTATCGCCATGGCCAAAGCGCTCAATCGCACCGTGGTCGCCGAAGGTGTGGAGACCATTGAACACCTGGAGAAACTGACGCTGTTCGGTTGCGACTACATTCAGGGGTATTACATCAGTCCTCCGGTCCCCATTGACGATTTTTCCCGTTTTCTCGACGATCTGGAGTCAGGGCGCAGTGATGAGGATTTATAG
- the ltrA gene encoding group II intron reverse transcriptase/maturase: MAKIYYSLYDRLLHEQRLLRAYAKIRSNKGKAGIDGQSVEDFADHLPEEIAALVGELKDKSYRPKPVRRVEIPKPDGGVRRLGIPTVRDRVVQQALLDILQPIFDPDFHPSSYGYRPGRSAHQAIAKASLFIRRYQRRWVVDMDLSKCFDTLDHDQIIQSIRRRVTDGSILGLIRLFLQSGNMTQDGWQASEQGSPQGGVISPLIANVYLDAFDQHMKNRGHRIVRYADDILILCGSRSGAENAFNVARNYLEETLHLRVNERKSRIVHSSEGVPYLGVIITSRYTRIQSEKVRQFKAKVKRITRRNTPVNLAKVIHDLNPVLRGFTNYFRVANCREQFRKLSRWIRRRLRAKQLTLWKKPQRLHRRLRQLGYQGEFKAIKMNSWRNAASNLANYAMPNIWFAKQGLFDLSRVETGYLPQSY, translated from the coding sequence ATGGCGAAAATTTACTACAGTCTCTACGACCGGCTGTTACACGAACAGAGACTACTTCGGGCATACGCGAAAATCAGGTCCAACAAAGGCAAGGCCGGAATCGACGGCCAGAGCGTAGAGGACTTTGCCGACCACCTGCCGGAAGAAATCGCCGCCCTTGTGGGCGAACTCAAGGACAAGAGCTATCGACCAAAGCCAGTGAGGCGGGTAGAAATCCCCAAGCCTGACGGCGGCGTCCGCCGGCTCGGAATCCCGACGGTTCGTGACCGTGTCGTCCAGCAGGCACTGCTGGACATCTTGCAGCCGATCTTTGATCCTGACTTTCATCCGTCCAGCTACGGTTATCGTCCGGGCCGCAGTGCCCATCAGGCGATCGCCAAAGCCAGCCTGTTTATCAGGCGCTACCAACGGCGCTGGGTGGTGGACATGGACCTGTCGAAATGCTTCGACACCCTAGACCATGACCAGATCATCCAGAGCATTCGTCGCCGGGTGACCGATGGAAGCATACTGGGATTAATTCGGCTGTTTCTGCAAAGCGGGAACATGACGCAAGACGGCTGGCAAGCAAGCGAACAAGGGAGCCCCCAAGGCGGGGTGATCAGTCCGCTAATCGCCAACGTCTACCTCGACGCCTTCGACCAGCACATGAAAAACCGAGGGCATCGAATCGTCCGCTACGCGGACGATATCCTGATCCTGTGTGGATCAAGAAGCGGGGCGGAAAACGCCTTCAACGTGGCAAGAAACTATCTGGAAGAAACCCTTCACCTGAGGGTCAACGAACGCAAGAGCCGGATTGTTCACAGCAGCGAAGGCGTACCCTATCTCGGAGTCATCATCACGAGCCGGTACACACGCATACAGAGCGAGAAGGTTCGACAGTTCAAAGCCAAGGTGAAGCGGATCACCCGGCGCAATACACCAGTCAATCTGGCCAAGGTCATCCACGACCTGAACCCGGTACTGCGTGGATTCACCAACTACTTCCGGGTAGCCAACTGCCGCGAGCAGTTCAGAAAACTGTCCCGGTGGATTCGCCGACGCCTGCGAGCCAAGCAGCTGACACTGTGGAAAAAGCCGCAACGGCTCCACCGCAGACTCCGGCAGCTAGGCTATCAGGGCGAGTTCAAGGCCATCAAAATGAACTCATGGCGCAATGCCGCCAGCAACCTGGCCAACTATGCAATGCCGAACATCTGGTTTGCAAAGCAGGGACTTTTTGATCTAAGCAGAGTAGAGACGGGCTATCTGCCTCAGAGCTATTAG
- the panP gene encoding pyridoxal-dependent aspartate 1-decarboxylase PanP — MTDNAQANLKNLYRIFTIPEAPESTLGSIDQAITDNLAGFLQEHIVAVERDLEEIERDFTDTEIPEQPTFVSDYTEFVKKKLVAQSVHTASPGFVGHMTSAMPYFMLPLSRIMIALNQNLVKVETSKVFTPLERQVLAMLNRLVYNHDDAFYQRWIHDSQSALGAFCSGGTIANITALWTARNQLCGPDGDFQGIAQEGLFAALKHLNCEGLVVLASRRAHYSLGKAVDLLGLGRDNLIAVDTDDNSRVDMRQLRNHCARVQNEGKRVMALVGIAGTTETGNVDPLEEMADLAEELGCHFHVDAAWGGPTLFSETHRWRLRGIERADSVTIDAHKQLYVPMGAGMVLFKDPAALSAIEHHAAYILRHGSKDLGSHTLEGSRPGKALLVHAGLSIIGRRGYELLIDQGIARAQGFADRIVAHADFELVTPPELNILTYRYNPAWLQSVMAQAPEATVKEINILLDQITQIIQKDQREAGKTFVSRTRLEPARYHGETITVFRVVLANPLTTDEILDAVLQEQCELARQDALRERFDALRQLAAGCRTERLAL, encoded by the coding sequence ATGACAGATAATGCACAAGCAAATCTGAAAAACCTCTACCGGATTTTTACCATTCCGGAAGCTCCTGAGTCGACGTTAGGCAGTATCGACCAAGCCATTACCGACAACCTTGCCGGTTTCCTTCAGGAACACATTGTTGCCGTGGAACGTGATCTGGAAGAGATCGAACGCGATTTCACCGACACGGAGATTCCCGAGCAGCCCACCTTTGTTTCCGATTACACCGAGTTTGTCAAAAAGAAGCTCGTTGCCCAATCCGTGCATACCGCCTCGCCGGGATTTGTCGGCCACATGACCTCGGCCATGCCTTATTTCATGTTGCCGCTGTCACGGATCATGATTGCCCTGAACCAGAATCTGGTCAAGGTGGAGACCTCCAAAGTGTTCACGCCGTTGGAGCGTCAGGTGTTGGCCATGCTCAACCGGCTGGTCTACAACCATGATGATGCCTTCTATCAGCGTTGGATTCACGATAGCCAGAGCGCCCTCGGTGCTTTTTGCTCCGGCGGCACCATTGCCAATATCACCGCATTGTGGACAGCACGCAACCAGCTGTGTGGTCCGGATGGCGATTTTCAGGGGATTGCTCAGGAAGGACTGTTCGCAGCCCTCAAGCATCTCAACTGTGAAGGCCTGGTGGTGCTGGCCTCACGTCGTGCCCACTATTCGTTGGGCAAAGCCGTCGACCTGCTGGGTCTGGGACGCGATAATCTGATTGCCGTTGACACCGATGACAACAGCCGCGTTGATATGCGTCAGCTGCGCAATCATTGCGCTCGGGTGCAGAACGAGGGCAAACGGGTCATGGCCCTAGTGGGGATTGCCGGGACCACGGAAACCGGCAACGTCGATCCGTTGGAAGAGATGGCCGATCTCGCCGAGGAACTGGGGTGTCACTTTCATGTTGATGCGGCCTGGGGCGGACCGACGCTGTTTTCCGAGACGCACCGCTGGCGGCTCCGCGGGATCGAGCGGGCCGACTCGGTAACCATTGATGCCCACAAACAGCTCTATGTGCCGATGGGTGCGGGCATGGTACTGTTTAAAGATCCGGCCGCCCTGTCGGCGATCGAACATCATGCGGCTTATATTCTCCGCCATGGTTCCAAAGACCTCGGCAGCCATACCTTGGAAGGTTCCCGTCCCGGTAAAGCGCTGCTGGTGCATGCCGGCCTGTCGATCATCGGTCGCCGTGGTTATGAGCTGTTGATTGATCAGGGCATTGCCAGGGCACAAGGTTTTGCCGATCGCATTGTGGCGCATGCCGATTTTGAACTGGTGACACCGCCGGAACTCAATATTCTCACCTATCGTTATAATCCGGCATGGTTGCAAAGTGTCATGGCGCAAGCTCCCGAAGCGACCGTTAAGGAGATCAACATTCTCCTTGATCAAATTACCCAGATTATCCAGAAAGACCAGCGCGAGGCCGGGAAAACCTTTGTTTCGCGTACCCGCCTCGAGCCCGCCCGTTATCACGGCGAAACCATTACCGTCTTCCGGGTTGTCCTGGCCAACCCCCTGACCACGGATGAGATTCTCGATGCGGTTCTTCAGGAACAGTGCGAGCTGGCCCGTCAGGACGCGCTGCGGGAACGCTTTGACGCATTGCGTCAGCTGGCTGCCGGTTGTCGCACCGAGCGCTTGGCACTGTAA
- the amt gene encoding ammonium transporter, whose amino-acid sequence MTLHNELDYHWIILCAFLVFMMQLGFALVETGCVRSKNTINVAMKNLADATFGFIFFWLIGYGVMFGIDRSGLWGTSLYMIDGKDFSQSAFFFFQAMFATTSATIVSGAVAERMKFSGYVITAIIVTSLIYPLFGHWAWGTGGWLKEMGFVDFAGSTVVHSMGAWVGLSGALVLGPRLGKFHRGEIRTFAPSNHNFIVFGVFILWFSWFGFNAGSLLAFAPSVSSILMNTLISGATGGISAYLISLLVTRKVGVELFSFGIIAGLVGITAGCAEFTAQQSAWVGFVSAIVMFVADQALLRLHIDDPLSVVAIHGFTGVWGTLAVGFYGELPAELSRSGYIQVQISGVLAAFALAFSSGLIIFIVLKKFAALRVSRRHEALGLNVTEHQARLPWVETIDSIIKIMRSGNLHKKIHEERGTEVGVVARFFNYLLNRLRDRQVELVASNKSLKSQAYFDPLTKVHNRRGALEQIHCKDPGAPMSLIIIDIDLFKTINDTYGHDVGDIVLKELAELIQQLVRSQDLFARWGGEEFILVCETSTLDETRRIAEKLRASIAAYPFTTVNHITCSFGVCASEDRTQSFNQLFKEADEALYRAKELGRNRVCCS is encoded by the coding sequence ATGACGTTACATAACGAACTGGACTACCACTGGATCATTCTGTGTGCCTTCCTGGTTTTTATGATGCAACTGGGGTTCGCCCTGGTGGAAACCGGGTGTGTCCGCTCCAAAAACACCATCAATGTGGCCATGAAAAATCTGGCCGATGCGACGTTTGGCTTTATCTTTTTCTGGCTCATCGGCTATGGGGTGATGTTCGGTATCGACCGCAGTGGTTTGTGGGGCACATCGCTCTATATGATTGACGGCAAAGACTTTTCGCAAAGCGCCTTCTTTTTCTTTCAAGCCATGTTTGCCACGACATCCGCGACGATTGTTTCCGGAGCCGTTGCCGAACGGATGAAATTCTCCGGCTATGTCATTACCGCCATCATCGTCACATCACTGATTTATCCGTTGTTCGGTCATTGGGCCTGGGGAACCGGCGGCTGGCTCAAAGAGATGGGCTTTGTCGATTTTGCCGGCTCCACGGTTGTCCATTCCATGGGGGCCTGGGTCGGCCTTTCCGGCGCCTTGGTTCTCGGTCCACGACTGGGCAAATTCCATCGTGGCGAGATCCGAACATTTGCCCCGAGCAACCATAACTTCATTGTTTTCGGCGTCTTCATTCTGTGGTTTTCCTGGTTTGGCTTCAACGCGGGAAGCCTGCTGGCATTCGCACCGTCGGTTTCTTCTATCTTGATGAATACTTTAATTTCCGGCGCCACCGGCGGTATCAGCGCCTATCTGATCAGCCTGCTTGTCACCCGCAAAGTCGGTGTTGAACTGTTCAGTTTCGGCATCATCGCCGGTCTGGTGGGGATCACCGCGGGTTGTGCGGAATTCACTGCCCAGCAATCCGCCTGGGTTGGTTTTGTTTCGGCCATCGTCATGTTTGTTGCTGATCAGGCGCTGCTGCGCCTGCATATTGACGATCCACTCAGTGTCGTGGCGATTCATGGTTTTACCGGCGTCTGGGGCACGCTGGCGGTTGGATTTTATGGTGAGCTCCCTGCAGAACTCAGCCGCAGCGGTTATATCCAGGTCCAGATCAGTGGGGTTCTCGCCGCTTTTGCTCTGGCTTTTTCCAGCGGCCTGATCATCTTCATCGTGCTGAAAAAATTTGCCGCCTTACGCGTATCACGGCGTCATGAAGCGTTAGGGCTTAATGTCACCGAGCATCAGGCCAGGTTGCCTTGGGTGGAAACCATCGACAGCATTATCAAAATCATGCGCTCCGGCAACCTGCATAAAAAAATCCATGAGGAACGCGGCACCGAAGTTGGTGTGGTAGCCCGCTTTTTCAACTATCTGCTTAACCGTCTACGCGACCGCCAGGTAGAACTGGTTGCATCTAACAAGTCCTTAAAATCCCAGGCGTATTTTGATCCTTTAACCAAAGTGCACAATCGGCGCGGGGCTTTGGAACAAATCCATTGTAAAGATCCCGGTGCGCCCATGTCACTGATCATCATCGATATAGACCTGTTCAAAACCATTAACGACACCTACGGCCACGATGTGGGTGACATCGTTCTGAAAGAATTGGCTGAATTGATTCAACAGCTGGTCCGCAGCCAGGACCTGTTCGCGCGGTGGGGCGGCGAAGAGTTCATCCTGGTGTGTGAAACATCCACACTTGATGAAACACGACGCATTGCCGAAAAACTGCGTGCCAGCATTGCCGCGTATCCCTTCACCACCGTCAACCACATCACCTGTTCCTTCGGAGTCTGCGCGTCAGAAGACAGGACGCAATCATTTAATCAGCTTTTTAAAGAAGCCGACGAGGCCTTGTATCGTGCCAAAGAGTTGGGCCGAAACCGGGTATGCTGCAGCTAA
- a CDS encoding GGDEF domain-containing protein: MKALVFCVKRRREEIAFLLSQIDILTEVKIVSPTAIIGIDDCDIFIVVAGVDQKQQVYLNLHLSSISCGIPVVYLSSLNDPSRAEVLELGCTDCLAFEMHLDEIAARLRIAVAGKREIKRLSQDKQSMCQTMMEDALTGLCNRKAFDRALQTELVRFKRQSIPFGLVIVDIDHFKRVNDTYGHQVGDHVLKAVSKRIAGSLRELDIPCRYGGEEFALILPGLTATEAYAAAERVRTLIETIPPGDLNGPRQVTISLGVCSTHIVEDRQNVTAQQLIEWADLALYEAKHQGRNRVKKATRQLAQQRWLDAEA, from the coding sequence ATGAAAGCTCTGGTGTTCTGCGTTAAACGCAGACGCGAGGAAATCGCATTTTTGCTCAGTCAGATTGATATTCTGACAGAGGTGAAAATTGTCAGTCCGACGGCGATTATCGGCATTGACGATTGCGATATTTTTATTGTGGTTGCCGGTGTAGATCAAAAGCAACAGGTGTACCTCAATCTCCATTTAAGCTCAATTTCCTGTGGGATTCCCGTCGTTTATCTTTCCTCTTTAAATGATCCGAGCCGTGCCGAAGTGTTGGAATTAGGCTGCACGGATTGCCTGGCATTTGAGATGCATCTGGATGAGATTGCGGCCCGGCTGCGTATTGCCGTGGCAGGCAAGCGGGAAATCAAGCGGTTGTCGCAGGACAAGCAGAGCATGTGCCAGACCATGATGGAGGATGCGCTGACCGGCCTGTGCAATCGCAAAGCCTTTGACCGCGCTCTGCAAACCGAATTGGTTCGTTTTAAACGCCAATCCATCCCGTTTGGTCTGGTCATTGTGGATATTGATCACTTTAAGCGCGTCAATGACACCTATGGCCATCAGGTGGGTGATCATGTGCTCAAGGCGGTTTCCAAGCGTATTGCCGGCAGCCTGCGTGAATTGGATATTCCGTGTCGCTATGGCGGCGAAGAGTTTGCTTTGATTCTTCCCGGGCTTACGGCAACGGAGGCCTATGCGGCGGCGGAACGGGTGCGCACCTTGATTGAAACCATTCCTCCGGGAGACCTCAACGGGCCACGGCAGGTGACCATCAGCCTCGGTGTTTGCTCAACCCATATCGTTGAAGACCGCCAGAATGTGACGGCGCAGCAGTTGATTGAATGGGCCGATCTGGCCCTTTATGAGGCGAAACATCAGGGACGCAACCGGGTGAAAAAGGCGACTCGCCAACTGGCGCAACAACGCTGGTTGGACGCCGAAGCGTAA
- the prsR gene encoding PEP-CTERM-box response regulator transcription factor: MEKLLIVDDSPEICKQLKWGLAKEYQVLLAQDVGEALKLFSRHQPKVVTLDLGLPPDVDGATEGLRCLETVLQEQPETKVIVLSGNEDRGNALKAIQLGAYDFYRKPIELAELKIILKRAFDLSVLEEENRRLQTASWSESNAMHGILGQCPQMEEVFTTIRKIASADIPVLILGENGTGKELVAKAIHAQSLRNKGELIPINCGAIPENLLEAELFGHEKGAFTGAVGQVKGKVEYAHEGTLFLDEIGELPLPLQVKLLRFLQDKTIQRVGGRDAIDVDARIVAATNVDIDDAIAQGDFREDLYYRIGVITINLPPLRARGDDICLLANFFLNRYVSEFSKKVKGYSTAAEIALKEYPWPGNVRELENKVKRAILLADGPVLEPCDLGFEEKPIPEQPFSSEGLTLKEARDRLEREMLVASLKNHDGNVAKSSEELGVSRPTFYDLMKKHHLHNSG, from the coding sequence GTGGAAAAGTTACTGATTGTCGATGACAGTCCTGAAATCTGTAAGCAGCTCAAATGGGGATTGGCCAAAGAGTACCAGGTTCTGCTGGCCCAGGATGTTGGAGAAGCGCTTAAACTGTTTAGCCGGCATCAGCCCAAAGTGGTGACGCTGGATCTGGGCTTGCCGCCGGATGTTGATGGTGCGACCGAGGGGCTGCGTTGTCTGGAAACCGTTTTGCAGGAACAGCCTGAAACCAAGGTCATTGTCCTGTCCGGCAATGAAGATCGCGGCAATGCGTTAAAAGCGATTCAGCTTGGTGCCTATGATTTTTATCGTAAGCCCATTGAGTTGGCAGAGCTGAAGATTATCCTCAAGCGGGCTTTTGACCTTTCCGTGCTTGAAGAGGAGAATCGGCGCTTGCAGACGGCCTCATGGTCGGAATCGAATGCGATGCATGGCATCCTCGGCCAATGTCCGCAGATGGAGGAGGTTTTTACAACGATTCGTAAAATTGCCTCAGCGGATATTCCGGTGTTGATCCTCGGGGAAAACGGCACCGGCAAAGAGTTGGTGGCCAAAGCGATCCATGCCCAGAGTTTGCGCAATAAGGGGGAACTGATCCCCATCAACTGCGGAGCCATTCCGGAAAATTTACTTGAAGCCGAACTGTTCGGTCATGAAAAAGGCGCGTTTACCGGCGCGGTCGGCCAGGTGAAAGGCAAAGTGGAATATGCCCATGAAGGGACGCTGTTTCTCGATGAGATTGGTGAACTCCCCTTGCCGTTGCAGGTCAAGTTGCTGCGTTTTCTCCAGGACAAGACTATTCAGCGTGTCGGCGGACGGGATGCCATTGACGTGGATGCGCGGATCGTGGCGGCGACCAATGTCGATATTGATGACGCCATTGCCCAGGGGGATTTCCGTGAAGATTTGTATTACCGCATCGGCGTCATTACCATCAACCTGCCGCCGTTGCGGGCGCGGGGCGATGACATCTGTCTGCTGGCCAATTTTTTCCTCAACCGTTACGTCAGTGAATTTTCCAAAAAGGTCAAAGGATACAGCACGGCTGCGGAGATCGCTTTGAAAGAGTATCCCTGGCCCGGCAATGTCAGGGAGTTGGAAAATAAGGTAAAGCGGGCAATTCTGCTGGCAGATGGTCCGGTGTTGGAGCCCTGTGATCTTGGTTTTGAAGAAAAACCCATCCCGGAACAGCCTTTTTCCAGCGAAGGATTAACCCTGAAAGAAGCACGTGACCGTTTGGAGAGGGAGATGCTGGTGGCGTCACTGAAAAATCATGACGGCAATGTGGCCAAGTCCTCCGAAGAGCTGGGGGTCAGCCGACCGACGTTTTATGATCTGATGAAAAAGCATCATCTCCACAACTCCGGTTGA